Part of the Lolium rigidum isolate FL_2022 chromosome 6, APGP_CSIRO_Lrig_0.1, whole genome shotgun sequence genome, CTGGGTCGCGCTCCAAGTCAAGCATAAACTTGACATACTCATCTTCCCTCCTGTCTTCCTCACCCTTGGCCTTGTTGCCCAGATCTTCCTCGACAGGCAGGCGCTTGAGCTTCCATCTGCGTGTGCGTGGCTTCTTCTCGTAGCTCTTCTTGACGAGAACCACTTCAGGCAAATTCTGGCGTAGCAAAGCCTTGTCcatatcatcatcattcatgttgGCTCCATAGAGATCATAGCCGAGGGCAAGGTCCCCAGGGTTGAGCCGGTGGCCAAGATGGGTCCGTACCGTAAATACAGTATCGTTTTTCCCAAAATCAGACATCCGGGCAACCTGCGCATATGCCAGCTGGTACTTGGATCCATCGACAGTGATCTCAGGCGACTCCTGCTCAATATCAAGCACCATGTACTCCACGAGCTGCTTGCTAGTGAGAGCGGCCTTGAAGTTGTACACCCTGTACTtcttctcctcaagatgatgCACACGCAGGGTGAGTGGGTCGAGCAGGGCTATGGCGTTGGTGACCTTGATGCAGAGGACCAGCGGGCCAAGCCCACCGAGATCACGGGACGCCTTGGGGCTGAGGGCAATGAGGTCCTCACGGCATATGGGGCAGATCTCGACCGAGAAGGTGTACTTGTAGTTGTAGATGAAACTCTTGGTGTCATGGGAGACGAGCTGCTTCGCTGTGTTGGTCTGGATGGGCGCGacggtgccgaggaagtcgacgaggCGGGCGGCGTGGGAGCGCGAGCCGAAGAAGAAGTCGAGGCCACCGGGGGCCGATGCGACGCGGATGGCGAGCGCGGCCTGGCCGTGCTTGATGAGGAGCTGCTCGAGGTAGAGGAAGGTGCGGCGGTGCGGGACGTGCTGGCGGAGCTGGACGACGGCGACCCACTGGTCGGGGTTGGCCTGGGCGCGGGCGCACGAGTCGCAGAGGCGGTCGTGGACGACGAACTCGACGGGGTGGGTCTGCTCGAGGACGATGCCGTTGAGGACCtcgcggcggaggcggagctTGAGGCGGAGGCGCTTGGAGTGGGGCTCGGAGAAGACGAACTCGGCGCCGGAGAGCGAGACGCGGAGGCGGGCGAGCGGGTGcttgaggcggcggaggaggatctgcATGAGCTCGGGGGACTCGGGGCCGGCCTTGACCCAGGAGCGCGGGGGCTGGAGGTAGGAGAAGCAGTCGGGGCAGTAGACGACGGCGGCGTTGCGCGGGACGCCCTCGGTGATGTCGACGCGCGCGCGGAGGCAGCGCGCGCACATGTTGGCCGGGTTGGGCTGCATGGAGACGCCGCACATGCAGCAGAGCACCGTGCCGGCGGTGTGCGTCGGGACGAACATGCCgctgccggcggccggcggggcaGACCCCGGCATCATCTTGGGCAGGGCGGGGCGAATCGAATCGGAGGagatgggcggcgcggcgcgatggGGGATGTGGAGAATTTTGTTAGGGTTTTGTAGGCTTTGTAGCTGCAGATTTGTGGGGAGGGGAAAGGAAGAGAGGCGGCGCCGCCGTGACGAAGGCGATTACGTTGTCCAACGCCGCGTGGGCTTTTGGACCAACCACGCTGCTTCCGTATATGGGCCTAATTGGTTTCTTGGTTCAGAGACTATAGGGTGCCCACTAGATAGTCCAACAAAAACCAAAAAGGTTAGAGCATTCAGCGCAAAAATAAACTTACTCCTATAAAAAATGAATATGAATCTAAAATAAAGATGAGATTGCATAAGACTCGACACTATAAAATTTTGGTTTGTACTATCACCAACTTATTCATAGAAGC contains:
- the LOC124666692 gene encoding 60S ribosomal export protein NMD3-like, whose protein sequence is MMPGSAPPAAGSGMFVPTHTAGTVLCCMCGVSMQPNPANMCARCLRARVDITEGVPRNAAVVYCPDCFSYLQPPRSWVKAGPESPELMQILLRRLKHPLARLRVSLSGAEFVFSEPHSKRLRLKLRLRREVLNGIVLEQTHPVEFVVHDRLCDSCARAQANPDQWVAVVQLRQHVPHRRTFLYLEQLLIKHGQAALAIRVASAPGGLDFFFGSRSHAARLVDFLGTVAPIQTNTAKQLVSHDTKSFIYNYKYTFSVEICPICREDLIALSPKASRDLGGLGPLVLCIKVTNAIALLDPLTLRVHHLEEKKYRVYNFKAALTSKQLVEYMVLDIEQESPEITVDGSKYQLAYAQVARMSDFGKNDTVFTVRTHLGHRLNPGDLALGYDLYGANMNDDDMDKALLRQNLPEVVLVKKSYEKKPRTRRWKLKRLPVEEDLGNKAKGEEDRREDEYVKFMLDLERDPELRFGINLYKNEDYRSEMASTIGDDVPTIPIEELIEDLSLGDDEDDEEEEGSSAPAGMVE